The region CTTCTAAACAAGTTAAAATTGGTGACGAAGTCCCCCTTACGGCTACAGGATGTTCAGGCGGAACCGTTGAGTGGAAGACTGGCGATGTGGGTAGCCAGATAACGAAAAAACCCCTGGAGAAGACCCTGTATGAAGCTATTTGCGTGGTTAATCAGGTGCCTACTTGCTCAGCTCAGGTGGAAGTAACGGTCGATAATCAATCCCCGGGGCCCATTGACTGCCCAAAGCTGGTTTTAACCCCTGACAAGAGTAAATATATTCGCTGCGGAGATGGAGCCGTGACGATCACAGCTTCGGGTTGTCAGGCAGGCAGCCAAGTTACCTGGGAAGGAAAAATAACGCAGGATATTAGTCTGCCATACAAGACGACCGTTCAGCAAGACCGAACCATCTCGGCTATATGTCTAACACCTTATAAACTTTCGTCGTCGACTCAGATTACTATTCATTTAACGGAACCAGATTTATTCATTTCTCCTAACCCGACAGAAGTATATGCTGGTGTATCGACGGTACTACGAGCTTCAGGCTGTTATGCGTCTGATTGCAAAGAGGGTAGCTATACATGGAGAAACTTAGCTTCCAATGAAGTTCATTATGGGTCAAGTATAACAATCACACCGCTGGCGGAAATGAACTATCGGGTAACTTGCTCAAGCGGAACAATTCAGGAGGTGACTGTTTCACTTAAAGACCCAGACTGCCCCAACCCACCACAAAACACAATATATACTTCTACACAGGCCCAGATAGGTGTAGAGAAGTGTGATGGCAATTATGAAATCAAATGGATAAAATCACTATCTGCGCCCCCTTATATAACGCAGGTTGCACAAAATAAGAAACGAATCTGGGTGCCTATTCCTTCATCTAATGGTGGCTTAACAATTTATGACACCTACTTATGTTATTGTGTGGTCGACGGTGTACCCTGTATATTTAATCGTTCTGTTTCTTCAGATCTACGAAACGATGGCAGTAGTGGCTCTGGAGATACTTCAACTCCTTCAACTAATCCTGACCCTTGCAATACGTTTGCTTTTACAGATAAAGGTTATAAGGGTGTGTATTTCGGAGTAAACTGACCCACCTGTTTCGGATGTAGTTGACCCACCCATTTCGGGCCAAACTGACCCACCCCGCCCGCTGAGCAGGAGCCGCCTAATCACCGTAGTTTCGGAACAAATTGACCCTCCGAACCTATGGCCAACCAGCGTCTTCCTATGCACCTACTCCGTCAGATTCTGCTTCTCCAGCAGCAACATAAGTCTATCCGGGATATTGCCCGTTCGCTAGGCCTGGCTCGCAATACCGTCCGGGGCTACCTGCGCATGCTTCCCGATCCGGCAACGCTTTCCCTCCCGCAACTCTCCGACCAACAGTTGGATGAGCTGGTACAAAGTCGTCCGCCTGCGCCCTCACCCGACGCCCCCCTAACTATTCTTCAACAACGATTCGCTCAGATTGACCGCGAACTGACCCGACCCGGCGTTACCCGGTATAGTCTTTGGCTGGATTACAAAGCCGAACATCCCAACGGCTATCAGTATACGCAGTTCTGCCACTATTATCAGCTTTGGAGCCAGCGGCAGCAGACCAGCATGCACATTGAGCACAAAGCGGGCGACAAACTCTTCGTCGACTTTGCGGGCAAGCGGCTCTCGCTGGTCGACCAGACAACAGGGGAGGTTAGGCCGGTCGAGTTCTTCGTGGCCGTGCTGGGTTGCAGTCAGCTCACTTACGCCCAGGTAGTGGCTACTCAGCGCAAGGAGGACTTCATCACCGCCCTGCAAAACGCCCTGCATTACTTCGGGGGCGTACCAGCGGCCATCGTGCCCGATAACCTCAAAGCGGCTGTGATTCGCTCGGATCGCTATGAACCCCAGATCAATGAGACGCTGGCTGACTTTGCGCTCCATTATCAAACGACGATCCTGCCGGCCCGGAGCGGTAAGCCCCGCGACAAAGCTCTGGTCGAAGGAGCCGTCAACATCCTCTATCGACGCATCTACGCTCCCCTGCGCAATGAGGTCTTTCATCGACTTGACGATCTCAATGCGGCTATCCGCCCCTTACTCGACGCCCACAACCAAATGCGCTTTCAGAACCGGGGCCATAGTCGGCAGTCGCAGTTCGAGGAGCGGGAGCGAATGCACTTGATGGGGTTGCCCAACACGGCTTATCTCATCAAACACTATGCGGGGAGCCGGGTTCAGAAAAACGGCCATGTACTGCTGTCAGAAGACAAGCATTATTACAGCGTACCCTATCGCTACATCGGCCAGTGGGTACGGCTGATCTACACGGCGTCAAGCGTTGAAGTCTACTGCCAGCACCAGCGTATTGCGACTCACCAGCGATTACAGGGACAGTACCATTACTCGACACTCAAAGAGCATTTGCCCCCAGCCCATCAGTGGATCAGTGACTGGAGCCCGGAGACGTTCGTCCGTCGGGCCGACCGCATTGGCCCCCAAACCCGGCAGGCCGTCGAAGCCATCCTAACGAGCCGGGCGCATCCCGAACAGGCTTATAAGTCGTGCCAGGGTGTACTAAGTCTGGAAAAGAAAGTGGGTAGAGAACGTCTGGAGCGGGCCTGCCAACGGGCGTTGTGCTACCAGAGCGTGAGCTACAAAGTCATCCGATCCATCATCGAACGCGGGCTGGATACGCTCTCCGATGCCAGTCCTGTCAGCTCAGTACCCAGCCATGAAAACATCCGGGGCGCATCAGCCTACCAGTAAAGCCGAGCCAATCAACACACGTACCAACTACAAAAGGGAATAAAAAGTATGAATAACCAAGCGACACTTGACCGACTACGGGACCTTAAACTGGTGGGCATGTATCAGGCCTTCGAGACCCTGCTTCGCCTACCCCTTCACCAGCAACCGCCTGCCGACGAACTGCTGGCCCAGCTTACTGAAGCTGAACATGAGTACCGTCAACACCGACGCACCCAGATGGCCATCCGGGCGGCCCGCTTTCGCTATCAGGCCTCGCTGGAAGAGTTGCACTACGGCCCTGGCCGCAACCTGGATAAGACGCTGGTGCTTCGTTTGGCCGACTGCCGCTTCATCGATCGAGCCGAGAATATCTTCCTGACGGGATCAACTGGCTGCGGCAAAAGTTACGTGGCTTCGGCCCTGGGCTATCAGGCCTGTCAGCTGGGGTATCGGGTGGGTTATCACAATCTGATCCGGCTCATACAGCGACTGCAACTGGCTAAAGCCGACGGCTCCTACCAGCGGGAGATGAGTCGTCTGGAGCGGCAACACCTGCTCATTCTGGATGACTGGGGCTTACAACCCCTTGATCAGAATGGCCGATTGGCCCTGTTACAGATCATGGAGGACCGGCATGGCAAGGCCGCTACGATCATCACCTCGCAACTGCCGGTGAGTAAATGGCACGAATACATCGACGATCCTACCTTGGCCGATGCCATCCTGGACCGGCTAACTCACAAGGCTCATCGGATGGAGTTGAAGGGTGAATCGATGCGACGCAAGCAAAGTCTTGCGGCTGAGAAATAAAGTGTACTAACTTTGAGCGGTTCCTACCCACAGGCGGGGTGGGTCAGTTTGCTCCGAAACGCCTGGGTCACTTTGTCCGGAATACATAATAAGGGTAAGTATGCTCGCAAAAACTATACCCGTAACCCCGGTGACGTCGAAGAGATTTCCATTGTGCCCGATAATGCCAAGGTCTATATTCTGGCCACCGACTGGTGCCCCGGTAAACTGACCTGGTATGATGATTCGGGGTCACCCGTCACCAATTTCCAGATCGGTGTCTTTACCAAACCCCCTACCACAGTATACCAATACCAGTGCGTGATCGACGCCAAAACAACTTGCTCGGGTACTTATAGCTTTGCTACCAATGGAGCTTCGGGTGCAAGAATTGCAGCTACTACCAGCCTCGGCGCGACAGGAACCTCCGATGCTCCTACGGCCTCGGTTGGCACGGAGTCTCCCTGCGATCAGGTAGCCTTATCCACGGCAGCCGGCACGCTCTTCAGTTCGCTGCTGTGCCAGAGTATGAACTTGATGAGAGACGATAATGGGCAGTTTTCCCAGCAAAAAATACTGGACTACCTGGCTCTATTGAAAAGTCAGGTTACTAGTTATTTGCCTGATTTGACCCTCCCAGCCGATCTAAATGCCGTGGTCAGTGCGCTACTGGCAGGCGATTGCCAAAAAGCCGGGCAGCTTTTAGACGCAGCTAACGGCCAGAAAACAATTAATATCGACCTGTTCAACAACACCATAAACAGTCAATACGGCTCGCTTCAATCTAGCATTACCAGTAATTATAAAGACGAGTGCATACAAGAGCCAGCCCCTGTGCTGGCTGCTGAAGACAGTCAACCTGGTGGCCGTTTGGCGGCTCAGGTCATCGATCCGAACCGATACTTCATTGCCCCCGATGGCCGGGCCGTACGGTTGCCTGTTGGCGCAACACCCCGGTTCTTCACATTCAGTGGACAGTGGGGGCTACCCCCAGTGGGCACCTTGCAAGGCTTTGTGACCGTTGAGGGTAAAACCTACTTTGCCGAAATCACAAAAAGCCCGCAGAAGTTTCTGGGCTATCGGCTGGCTACCAACCCCATGAAATGTCCGGCCGAACGATACGACGCTAACCTGTACGTCAATGTGGCAGCCGGAAAGACAGCCCCAGCCTACTATTTCGCGCCTATCGATAAAACAAGTGAGTGTGGCTACACCTGGAACGAAGGCACTTACGCATTTCAGCGGGTAACTGACGGGCTTGTATCTATTAATCCGCCTATTCCGGGCAATTGGCAAAACCAAACGCTACTCAAAGACTGTCCCAAAACGGGCGACTACATTGTGGTGGGGCAGGTTAACTATTACCACAATACCGGAGGTCTGTCAGATGACGAAAAAAAGCAGCTTGGCTCCCTTTTAGAGGAAATCAATGGTAAGTTGGGAGGAATCATTAATGGTAAAGGATCTGTAACGGTGGTTGACCCGAAAGACCTCGACGGCAAGGAGGATGCCCTTAAACGCGAAGAGCAACAAAAAACCACTACCGAAGTAGCAAAGCTCCGCTATGGTAATAAGTATGTGCTGATCTTTTTCAGCGGGGGTAAACTGACGCCTTGTCAACAGACATTTGTCGAAGAGCATGTTAAAGCCTTCCAACAGAGTACTTTTTATAGACTGGCCTACGATGACCTCGACGGTTGGGTCACCAATACCTTTTATCAACAATCTCTCGAGAGTCAGAAATATACCACTGAAAGTATCCGAAATGGTAATGATATCCCTACCTACCCGGCTTCGCCTTCCAGTGAGTTTCGTCAGTTGTTGTTAAGCACCGGGGCTTTTTATTACTACGCTGCCCTTTCGGTACCCAGTTGTTTGGTCGATGAATCGAACTACTACCTAAGTGTGCAAAATCCCGATGGGTCGGTGTCCTCTAAACCGGTTGGCCCCGAAAACTGTGGGAAAGCCTTTGCCGCCGGTGCCATTCACTCACTCATTGAGGATGCCGATGTGGTGACCATGTTTATCGGCCTGTCGGAGATCATCAAAGCAACCCTGAGCGGAAGCCTAAAAACCTGGATGGAGTATCCGGGTAAGCTCCAGGCCTTTCAGAAAAAGATGGAAGCCAATCCTGAGGCCATCACGCCTGAGGACTTAGCGACGATTCTGCCCCCCTCGATTCAGAACGAGCAGAAAGCCATGGATCAGGTAACCAACCTGGCTCAGTTTCTCTACCAGAACTATTATACCGATGCCAACTGCTGGAAGTCAGGAGAGCTGGTCGCTCAGGTGTTGCCCATTGTGGCTTCGGCGGGGGCTTTGGCTGCGGCCAAAATCGCCCCTCTGATCGGCAAAACCGCAGGTCGATTGGGCCGACTGGCTCAGGCCCTGGGCAGCGAGCGTCTGGCCCAACGGTTGCTCAACAACTCAGTAGAGTACATCGAGGTATCAGCCAATGCCACCAAAAAAGTCGAGCAGGCCATCCTCAAAGATGCCGATGGGGCCATCGAGAACATCTATGAGGAAGTAGAAGATGCTACTACCCACCAGCGTCAATCGGTCAAGATCTGTGGGGCCTGTCTGGCGGCCAGCACGCCTTTGTACGGCACGACTCAAACGCTGCATGATGCTCAGCCGCAACAACCCATCCAGACCCTGGAAGCCGATGGGTCGTTGGGTTGGCGCAAGGTGGTGGGCAAGCTGCGTCGTCGGGTGAGCGAGTATGTGAGCTTGTGGGTGAAGGGTGAGCGGGTGGATGCCTCGGTGGATCATGAGTTTAAGACGGGTCAGGGTTGGTTATCGGCGGGTGCTTTGCGCAAGGGCGTGATGCTGGTGAGTCTGGCCACGAGTAGTCTGTTGCCGGTGGATTCGGTGGCGTTGGTGCATAAGCCGCTGGAGGTGGAGGGGCTGAGTGTAGGTACGGCTCAAGGCTATGGCGTCGGCAAGTGGGGCTTGCTGACAGCCGGAAGTCGTAAATGCTTTTTAGGCTTCAGTCAGGCTCATTATGAAGCCATTGAGCGTACTTTAGCCAATTCCGCCGATCAAACACAATTTTACAATGACATCAGTAAGTTTAACGCGGATGATTTCAAGGCCCTGTTGGCGACGGCCGACGATGCCGAACAAGTAGCCCGCAATTGGCAATTGTTAGACGGTTCGCCTTATATTCGCCAAAGTTCGGAAAATTTGACAAACTTTCAGGCTGCCCTAACCAGAAGGCCAAGCGATTTAACGGTGGAGCAAATTGCCGCTGCCGTCAATGATTCGGACAGCAAAGCGACGCTGCTAGAGAACTTGAAAGATGCTGCCGATGAAACAGAATATAAACAACTATTAGCAGGATCCAGACCCTTTGACGTTAAGTTTGCGGGCTTTAGCACCGCCCCTGATAATTTAGCCATTGATGCTATTCCCAATGCCAGTCTAAAAGGCGAAATACGGTATCTGGAAGATTTACGCAAGAACACGCCGGATGCGCGGATACGGGGAGATATTAGTGAGCAGTTAGGGGAGAAAGCGGCTGATGCCTATGCTCAATCTAAGGGCTGGGGTACCCAGTTATGTGCCGAATGTGCCGGTTTGCAGGGCGAGTTTGACAGGGTCTATCTGGCTTCGGATGGAACAATTCGGGTTATTGAAGCTAAAGGGGGCACTAGCCCATTAGGCGGGAGAAAAACAGTGAACGGGTTGTATGTACAGCAGGGAACGAGAGAGTATTTTGATAGTATTGTCAATAAAATGAAAAGTAGTAGCAATCCCGAAGTTCGAAGAACGGCCGCTACTATTGAGAATACACCATCTTCAAAAATTGAATATTGGCTTGTAAGACAGGACTTTAATCCTGATAATAGCTTGAAAAGTATTTGGGCTAATAAATTCTTTTAAATTATGAAAATTGTTAAAAGGCATTTAGCCAATGAGGTCGACTTTGCTAAGGTTCAGGATCAATTCTATGAATTTAACTTGCCATACTATGAAAATAGGCAACACGAAACATTAGAATATAAGCTTACCCAATTTGGCATTGAACGAATAGTAAAGAACTATATCAATAGTTTTTACGAAGCCTACTACCTGAAGAACCAACTGTGGGCAGAAACATTTCTCTACTTTGGCAATGCTCTCAATCAGATTATCTTTTCTCTCAGTCTTCATGAAAACCAAGCCGTTACTCTCCACTACGACAATGAATCTCTAACTACCAATGGCTGGTTAGTGGGCCTGCGCACCAGCTATGATGGTAAAAACCTCAGCACCCCCGAAATCTACAACTGCTGGACCTGGCGGGAAACCGCCCATTTTGCTTTTCTGCTACGGGACTCCGCACTACTAAGCATGCTTCAGGCCGTGGATACACATACTATGTTTGAACGGATTACATTCTACAACACGCTTAATCCGGACAGCATCGACCCCCTTTGGCATGAACTCTATATTCAGCTTATGGCTGGCCATAACAGCCAGGCAGCTACGATTTGTGCCGATATGATTGAGAAACTAGAGCAACAACCGGCATCCTACCTGAAGAATCTAGCCAATTTTGAGGATAATCGCCAACGCCTGGCCATGCTTACCTTACCATTTCTTCGGTGTCTGGATGCCTATTTGTGTCAGAACGCAGCCCAATTCGAGCAACGGTTGTATGATGCCTTACTCCAACATAAGGCGTTTTGTGAACTGCCTCTCAAAAAAAGCAAAGGGAGTCTGGGTATTCCTAACAGCAACATCTCCCACTTATTTGTGTCTATGCCCTTACTGGCCGTGTGCAGTTTGGCCTATGATGCTGGTTTTGGTTGGGATGTAGAATCCGATTACATTCCTACTTGGTTAATAGCACAGACCTACCAGTACCAGCTACGCCCCACTTCATAGCCACCTGTCTAGGGTGGGCCGTATTTGGGCAGCGAGCGTCTGGCCCAACGGTTGCTCAACAACTCGGTAGAGTACATCGAGGTATCAGCCAATGCCACCAAAAAAGTCGAGCAGGCCCTGATTAAGAATGCCGACGACGAAATCCAGAGCATCACCGAAGAAGTTGAAGATGCCACGGGTAAAAAGACCACCATCAAAATCTGCGGCTTCTGTCTGGCAGGTCAAACCCCGGTGTTTGGTAGTGGCCAATCGCTGGCCGAGATGGCAGCGTCGCAGCCGGTGCAGACCCTGGAACGGGATGGGTCGGTAGGCTGGCGTAAGCTGCTGGGCAAAGTAGCCGACCGGGTCGAGGGGCTAGTACGTATATGGGTAAGGGGTGAAGCGGTAAGCAGTGCCCCCGAACATGATTTTCTGACCCAGACGGGCAAGCGCCCTGCGCGTTCGTTGGTGAGTGGTATGTTGGTCTACAGCCTGTTAACGGGCGGTTGGTTGCCGGTGGATTCTGTTTCGTATGCGGCTACCCCCACCCAGGTGGAGGGGTTGGTACTGGGCGATGTAGTAGGCTATGGAGTAGGTCGCTGGGGACTGGTCGTGAGTGACTCCCGGCGGTGTCCTAAGCGGGTACGGACGACCAACGAAGCCCTCGATCAGTTGGAGAATGTGCTGGGTAATCGGTATAACGAACTGGTCGATCTATTGGATCAGTTACCCAACAGGAAGTATACGCTTCAGAAAGTGGATGGCCAGCTAAAACTGATTGACGAGGGAGGCACCGTGTGGCTGGATGAGATTAGTGCTACCCAGTTCAAAGCGCGGGGTGGCACTAATCCCTGGAATCAGTTTCTAGATGTGACTCCACCGTTGATGAAGAATTTTGAGTATGTGGTGGATAACAATTTCATTTACAAAACAGACGATGCGGGTCGAGTGAGTAAGATTACGGTTGAGGATTTACAAACCAATCAGGCTCGTCCCCGTAATACGTATCAGCAGCAGAAAGCGAAGGACATCAAAGATGGCAAAACCACAGACTCAATTGACCCCACTGATGATGGGGGGCACATGGTGGCCTCTCAGTTTTATGGCCCCAGTGAGCAGATCAACTATTTCCCCCAGAATGCGGTTCAGAATCGAGCAGGTGGTGATTGGTATATTATGGAGCAAGAATTGAAGCAGTTACGAATCAACAATCCTAATGCTGTTATTAAAGTGGAAATAACCCCAGTTTTTGATGATGGGATTATAAAGCGACCCTCCGACTTTGATGTAAGAGTAACTGTTACTGAGAACGGTATACCTGTTACCATTACCAAACCTCGATATAATATTTCTAATCTCTAAAATCATGGATGTACAACAACTTGAAGAAGCAAAATCTATTATCCTTGAAGAATTGAAGCAAGAGGTCTGGTCTCAAGCCAAATTTTTTACTGTGTTTTCCGATAGTGGCAGTTCGTCGCCTCAATTCATTCTTTACAGCGACAGTATAACTCAAAAAGAGTACGACCTTAAGGAAATTTTCACCATAACTCGCATTTTTAAAAAAGCCTTTTTAGCCGCGAAAGCTGATGAGAAAAGTAGGTTCAACAAGGTTGAGTTTGAGGTGTATTCCGACAGTACTTACCAAGTAAGTTTAACTTGGGACGATGAGGAGGTTAGGAAAAATAAGCTAGCGTGGTCGAATGTTATTCCTCAATGGGTCAATGATCGGCTTATTAGTTTGCTTTTTTCAGCGGGTTATGGTGATGAAGCTAACTGGCAACGAGGGGTTTTCATCTTTACCATTCAACAGGATAAGCTTTCCTTTGAAGGTACTATTTATAATGACCAAACGCCCATGATAGTCCAAGTTAAACTCCCAGATTACTTAATCGTAGGTATTTTAGAGCACTACCAGATTACTAATGAAGGATTCCTAAAAGACCAGTGGCAGCCCTGGAATCAATTGGAAATTCGTTCTCCCCATAACTCTCTTGATTTGGATAAAGATATAACCTATCGGTTAATAACTGACAAAGGCTGAAAGGCGGGCGAAGCGGGCGAGCTGGTCGCTCAGGTGTTGCCCATCGTGGCCTCGGCGGGGGTTGCCACTACAATCAATTTATATATATTTTTCAATAATACGTAACTTTATGGATAATTGATCGTCTTCTAATAGTTCAATTTCGTTCCCACCGCCCGTTAACAATGTTAAAATCAGGCCTGTTTTGTTTACTTATCCCCTTCGTCTATGCGGGGGCCATCGCTAATACGACACCCCTTATTACCCCAATCTCCACCCCAAACGCCCAGGCCCATTTGATCGGGCGAGCCTTAACGCCCGGCGCTTTAGCTCCTGTCTCTGCCGATTTACAACCTACCCGCAGCCAGATCGATGCGGCTGCCAACGAGGCTCAGACCCAGGGACGAATCATTCC is a window of Spirosoma linguale DSM 74 DNA encoding:
- a CDS encoding Integrase catalytic region (PFAM: Integrase catalytic region~KEGG: maq:Maqu_3180 integrase catalytic subunit); the protein is MANQRLPMHLLRQILLLQQQHKSIRDIARSLGLARNTVRGYLRMLPDPATLSLPQLSDQQLDELVQSRPPAPSPDAPLTILQQRFAQIDRELTRPGVTRYSLWLDYKAEHPNGYQYTQFCHYYQLWSQRQQTSMHIEHKAGDKLFVDFAGKRLSLVDQTTGEVRPVEFFVAVLGCSQLTYAQVVATQRKEDFITALQNALHYFGGVPAAIVPDNLKAAVIRSDRYEPQINETLADFALHYQTTILPARSGKPRDKALVEGAVNILYRRIYAPLRNEVFHRLDDLNAAIRPLLDAHNQMRFQNRGHSRQSQFEERERMHLMGLPNTAYLIKHYAGSRVQKNGHVLLSEDKHYYSVPYRYIGQWVRLIYTASSVEVYCQHQRIATHQRLQGQYHYSTLKEHLPPAHQWISDWSPETFVRRADRIGPQTRQAVEAILTSRAHPEQAYKSCQGVLSLEKKVGRERLERACQRALCYQSVSYKVIRSIIERGLDTLSDASPVSSVPSHENIRGASAYQ
- a CDS encoding IstB domain protein ATP-binding protein (PFAM: IstB domain protein ATP-binding protein~KEGG: tau:Tola_2684 IstB domain protein ATP-binding protein) produces the protein MNNQATLDRLRDLKLVGMYQAFETLLRLPLHQQPPADELLAQLTEAEHEYRQHRRTQMAIRAARFRYQASLEELHYGPGRNLDKTLVLRLADCRFIDRAENIFLTGSTGCGKSYVASALGYQACQLGYRVGYHNLIRLIQRLQLAKADGSYQREMSRLERQHLLILDDWGLQPLDQNGRLALLQIMEDRHGKAATIITSQLPVSKWHEYIDDPTLADAILDRLTHKAHRMELKGESMRRKQSLAAEK
- a CDS encoding hypothetical protein (KEGG: vvu:VV2_0416 hypothetical protein) — translated: MGSERLAQRLLNNSVEYIEVSANATKKVEQALIKNADDEIQSITEEVEDATGKKTTIKICGFCLAGQTPVFGSGQSLAEMAASQPVQTLERDGSVGWRKLLGKVADRVEGLVRIWVRGEAVSSAPEHDFLTQTGKRPARSLVSGMLVYSLLTGGWLPVDSVSYAATPTQVEGLVLGDVVGYGVGRWGLVVSDSRRCPKRVRTTNEALDQLENVLGNRYNELVDLLDQLPNRKYTLQKVDGQLKLIDEGGTVWLDEISATQFKARGGTNPWNQFLDVTPPLMKNFEYVVDNNFIYKTDDAGRVSKITVEDLQTNQARPRNTYQQQKAKDIKDGKTTDSIDPTDDGGHMVASQFYGPSEQINYFPQNAVQNRAGGDWYIMEQELKQLRINNPNAVIKVEITPVFDDGIIKRPSDFDVRVTVTENGIPVTITKPRYNISNL